The following are encoded in a window of Telmatobacter sp. DSM 110680 genomic DNA:
- a CDS encoding helix-turn-helix transcriptional regulator — MEGKISNRIRVLRFHNGEMSQADLGQRIGVTRQTIAAIEAGKYSPSLEAAFRIANVFKVPLGEVFQWDENAAG; from the coding sequence ATGGAAGGGAAAATCTCCAACCGAATTCGCGTACTGCGTTTCCACAACGGCGAAATGTCGCAAGCCGATCTTGGTCAACGCATTGGTGTAACCAGGCAGACAATCGCCGCAATCGAAGCTGGAAAATACTCGCCGTCTCTGGAGGCCGCGTTCCGGATAGCCAATGTTTTTAAAGTTCCCCTTGGAGAAGTATTCCAATGGGACGAGAACGCTGC